Proteins from one Rhinopithecus roxellana isolate Shanxi Qingling chromosome 18, ASM756505v1, whole genome shotgun sequence genomic window:
- the LOC115894594 gene encoding LOW QUALITY PROTEIN: NADH dehydrogenase [ubiquinone] 1 beta subcomplex subunit 5, mitochondrial-like (The sequence of the model RefSeq protein was modified relative to this genomic sequence to represent the inferred CDS: deleted 2 bases in 1 codon), translated as MAGMSLLRRVSVTAVAALSGRPLGTRLGFGGFLTRGFPKAVAPVRHSGGHGKRLFVIKPSGFYDSRFLKLLRFYIALTGIPVVIIITLVNVFIGEAELAEIPEGYIPEHWEYYKHPISRWIARNFYDSPEKIYERSMAVLQIEAEKAELRLKELEVRRLMRMRGDGPWYYYETIDKELIDHSPKATPDN; from the exons ATGGCGGGCATGAGTTTGTTGCGACGGGTTTCGGTTACTGCGGTGGCAGCGCTTTCTGGCCGCCCCCTTGGCACTCGACTCGGATTTGGGGGCTTCCTCACTCGTGGCTTTCCGAAGGCTGTTGCTCCTGTTCGACACAGTGGAGGCCATGGGAAAAGACTA TTTGTCATCAAACCTTCTGGATTCTATGACAGCCGTTTTTTGAAGTTATTGAGATTCTACATTGCATTGACTGGGATTCCAGTAGTAATTATCATAACTCTGGTGAATGTATTCATTGGTGAAGCTGAACTAGCAGAAATTCCAGAAGGCTATATCCCAGAACACTGGGAATATTATAAGCATCCCATATCGAGATGGATTGCCCGTAATTTCTATGACAGCCCTGAAAAGATTTATGAAAGATCAATGGCCGTCCTTCAGATTGAAGCTGAAAAGGCTGAATTACGGTTAAAGGAGCTGGAAGTACGAAGATTGATGCGTATGAGAGGAGATGGACCCTGGTATTACTATGAGACAATTGATAAGGAACTTATTGATCATTCTCCAAAAGCAACTCCTGAcaattaa